In Pyrus communis chromosome 11, drPyrComm1.1, whole genome shotgun sequence, the sequence CTGTTGATGTAATTATCATAACAAATGTTGGCGGGTCAATTTGGGGAAGTGACCCGCCAACGTTTGCCATGAGCGTTTTTTGAAGCAATGTCCTAAATCAGATTCATTGGTAGATAGAAGAAATGAcaagaataaatatttatttttacctgTAACTGCTTCTGCAACAACAATCGACGATTGACAGCTGCCTTAGATTTTACGTTTCCTAGACGGGGAGAGTTCAAGTTCAAGACGCTTGATTTCATCTCCCAGATCTTGCAAATTGACTCTTGTAGATTGCTGTGACGTTTTGGTACTGCTACCACCATTTAAGCTTATAAGATGCTTCAAACATTTTAGATACTCTGCCTTTACTTCGGGTAACTCAGCAATTGACTTCTCAGTTACAAACTACAAATAGAcaaggagaaacaaaaattgaaggCTCAGATGTTAATTGTGAAACAATATCACACTGGTCTTCTATTGAACACGTAAACAGATTGAGCACAATTTTCAAAAGGTGAACCGCATAAAGTTTACCAAGGACTTCCCCAAGTATATTCGATAAGTAGTTACCCTATTACTTGAGTGTCTTAGATTTTCTTGTTTTACCAAGGGCCTGTTTCGGAGTGTGGTAATCACTTTTAATGATTTTATGGAGAAGCACATAGGAGGTGTGTCTCCACAAAAGTGATTCTGGCCCTCCCAAAATCGCCCTAAATATACCAACCTAAGAATAAAATGAAGTTTGAACACTGTCCCTTAAAGGTAACTCCTGAAAAGTTAAATAATTGGACTGATTTATATAGTACTAAGCTCAGAGACAATGTCTGCCTGTAGGTAGTGAACCGGAACAAGAATATCAAATACTTAAGCAATATTTTCACATAATGTAAGCTATGGACATTTCTTCGGGCCCTACGACAACGTAAGCAACACAGCTTATACAGTATACAAGTTAGCAGATGCAAAGTCTGCCGAAAAATCAATTAGCTTCATTGCTCTCCAATAtttaatcaaaatcaaaaacaTACAAAAAGAATTACTCCTAAGTGCATTTGCAaccatttatttaaaataaccaCCTAGAAGGGGGAGAAAACCATAAAAATGAACGAGAGCAATTAAGTTGTGAACACAAAAAGGTACCTCTTTGTAAGCAGAGATGCATCTAAATAGTGCATCCTCAGCTTCGACGTTAGGTGAACACTCATCCCGCTACAGTTTACAAGAATAGTATTAGGTCAGCCAGTTTGAATTGACAGTATACGAGAAATCACACTTTTCTTTATAGTAGTAGGTCAACCAGAAAAATTACTAAACCTTTGATTCCTGTAATTCTTGCTTAGCGATCGCCACAAGGCTAAGAGCGTCAAATGCTTGCAACTGTAAGTACATACATCCATCAAACCCAAAGTGGAAAATGTGTATATGAGCAATGCATGTGCCTTAACTTTAAAGTACAGAACTAGATATTTGCAGTCACAAATCCCCGCATAAAACTAAGAAGACCCACATGTGAGAAGAGAGAGACAGGAAGAGAATTATACAGCAGAGAGGTAAATATTTGTTGCAAAGAAGAAAACTGACCATTATGACCAACGGCACACGACAACTCCTTCCAATATCACTTTTCATCTTTCGATTCTTCTTGATTGATTTATCCAAAGAACACCGTGCTATCCTATTACAGAAAAAAGAAAGTTATAAAAATTTACACAGATGAAGTCTAATCCCAATCCTAACCATTCATGATACAttcttagctttttttttttttttttttggttgttgtaAAGAAAGCTGATTTCTCATAAATAATAACTAGTTTATGATACATTCTTAGTTTTTGGTTACAATAAAGGGAATTACACCTTGGACCAATCCTAATCCTAACCCATTACGGCACCCTCCCTCACCACTTGGGCTAACCCCAGGGGCTTTCTATCATATGTTATTAACTGAATCAAAAAGTGAAACGCACAACATACGAAGTATAGAAGTTATCAGTACCAATCAATGTCTCCATACATCTCACAAGGAAACATTCTATCTCCTTGGCCAAAGCCATAACCATAGACATACCTAATATgagttcttctttctttcacATTGAGAAAGTCTCATTTATTCTATATTTTCTTTCACGATGATCCCATTGATTGACATGGTTAGTTGCCTAGGGTGTAGAACCACAATTTAAAGCTTAGGTTTTAGGTTTTCACTCTTTGATTGGTCATTCACTTAGATCTTGGGCTATTGAAAACCTAAAATTGTAGCTCTAAAGGGGCCGTTTTGTACCCCAAATAATCAACCATGTCAATCAATGTgaacaaaatttaataaaatttctcCAAACACCCATCCTTTAAAAAAAGGGGATCTATCCTATTCAAATTGACATCTTCCCAAGCATATTATGAATAGAGCCCAATGTGACAGGATCTAGCAAAAAATGTTGCAACAGTTCAATTTTAGTTACAACCACACATGTCGTCAAATCTTCGAAGcataacaaaataaattgaCTCAACCATTATGTATATCAACTTTTGCAAAAATCACTACTGGATAAATAGTACTAAATACCCTGTAATTTAACGAAGAGGATGTGAAAATCACATAatcaaaaaaaccaaaataaacaaGTTAGTCCTTTAAGGTAATAAATAGGTTGATGAAATTGTAATTCATCAACGCATCATCACTTTCATTTGTATAGTTAGGAATTCTTTTGCGTAAAATTTATGACAAAATGAAATAAACCTTATGGACTCATTTAAATTATCTCTGGCCTTGTCAAGCTCAGCAATTGCTTTAGAAGTGTCCATCGGCTTTAGTTGGTTGGAATTGAGCATTGCCACTCTAGCAATGTGAAGCATATTTGCACCAATCTGGCCATtgacataaaaagaaaaaaaagaaaaaaaatcaggcCTAATCCAAAGTGCATGCTAACTTTTCCTTTAAGTGAATTATTGCAGCCATACGATTCTTTTTCACTTGGAATTCAAATTCCATACAACTTCCTATTCaaatattgttaatttgtttCCACGAGCATAAGTAATTcttatttcttcttcatttaggcAGCGTCTTTTTGTATTGCACAAGATTAGTGATGCCAAGAAATGCTACTTTCATTTACATCAAATCCAATATCGAATAGGTATTAGTTGATGAAGAGGACGAAACACTGTATATTATGTTGATCAGTTGGTAAGCTTTCAGCTGATAAAATGTCGGGTTTGTGGGGAAAGAAGATGAACGATTGGGAAGATGAATTTGTGTTGAGAAAATATTAGGGTTTGTGGGGTGTAGATAgaaatattattttaagtttcCATAATATATCCTCTTTTGTCTTTCAcacaattaattatttaaagttAATTGTTGCACATGTCTATGTTGTACATTATTGATTTTTGCCAATATATTTCTTGTTATAATGAAATAAGACGAAGTATAAGTGAATGCTCTCAAGAATCAGAACCAATCAAAACAGCATTTCCATGTATTCATAATGAAATAAGACGAAGTGCAGTGAATGCATAACTTATTGCCATGTATTCATAATGAAATATGACGACGTGGAGTGAATGCTATCCAAAATCATAAGCAATCAGAATATATGTCACATTCTTGGGGATATTTATATGAGCTGAATGTGCAAAAGAAAACCTGGATATGATCATCAGGAAGTAAGGTTTTCCGAGCATCAAGACATCTGCAAGGAAAGTAGCAAAACAAAATTCTCGTAAGTGATGGAATATCACATCATCTGATCTTCAATTACAATGCCCTTACCTTTCAAGAAGCTCTTCAGCATCCTTTAAGATCCCAGCGGATTGTAGGATCAGTGCGAGCCCCTCAGCTGTTATAACTGTTTCCATTGAATTCCATCCCTGCATCACCAGACAGTAACAAATGTTTGTAAATAGAATTTCTCTTCTCCACATAGCCAAACATGAAGGTCTACCGAAAACAAGTCAGGAGAAAGCAATTCATTTACGCACGCACCAAACTTCTATAAGAAACTTTATGAACTAAACTAACTTTAGCATATAGTATGAAAAGATACAGATAAAAACAGTTAAATGTCAAACCTTTGTTAATTCCATTATATGTAGAATCTTTCTTTGTACGTTCTCAGCCTCTGCAAAACGATTGGATTTCGTATACATCTAGAGAGAGAAGCAAGAAATTAATTAGACTTAAGGGAAAGATGAAGACGTCCAATAACCAAAATGTATCCGAGTGGTACACAAGGGCTGCTGTAAGTTTTTTTAGGCTATCCAACAGTTCtagaatataatatataaagagGGTCTGGTTCTTATATCCAAGAATTTCCAATAAAGTATGTGGATGGACGAACTGGTTATAAAACAAATTTAGAGTCAAGGCCCAAAGCAGCAAGCTTTGATGAGGGGTGCAATTTAAGGTTTATGTTGGGCATTAGTTGAAGAGGAGGGTTCTGTAACATAAGGGGTGTAAATGTTAAGCCCTTACACATAAACTTCGTCAACTTTCTAAGAGAGTTAAGACTTCCTCTCACAATTCAAATTGTCATTTGGTATGTATACCCAATCATCATATATAATTATGTCTTGTGAAATAAGAGTCACAGTGGAAACCTGGAAGAAGAGACAACCTGAGCAAGAGATCGCATTCTCTTGACACACACCATTGACTCCCCTAGGCCACCATCCTATATAGTCAAATAACAAATGAGTGTTACAATAGTAAATGTCAAAGTCAAacagtgaaaaaaaaactgtacaaGCTGTTGACCTCAAGTATTCTGATTGAATCCTGAATAAGGGCCTCAgaatccttttcttttccttggaGGTGTAGCACCTGCAGTCAAACAGAAATCTAGTTAAATAATTTACTGCAAGGGAATATTTGGAAACATTTTTCTGTACATCTCCAATGAAAAAATGCCCATTCACAAATTGGAAACATTTATGCGGCTTCACTATGTAATTCATAACGGAGTTCTTACTTCTAACATATGACGCAAATTAGAAAAAATGGGGTTTCATACttctaaaatataaaatgagaatACAGATTTTAGGTTTACCCTAATTTGACTCTCAATTTATCATGTCTCTGactctctctactctctttCTTCTAT encodes:
- the LOC137749300 gene encoding uncharacterized protein, yielding MSLRQAAANMIKRRFRLASQTFSSTCGGAATAIPLASRAKFDHGSKDCSWRMNYSHRDPRLWLFVSGNAAIFLGIHSNTVLAKDESVDPDNGTEGAEAVGLRKIEDGSVISNIHTSKWRIFTDKGRDFFLQGKLEEAEKLFLSALQEAKEGFGEREPHVASACNNLAELYRVNKAYNKAEPLYLEAISILEESFGPEDIRVGVAFHNLGQFYIAQRKLEEARTCYERALKIKGRVLGLNHSDYADTMYHLGTVLHLQGKEKDSEALIQDSIRILEDGGLGESMVCVKRMRSLAQMYTKSNRFAEAENVQRKILHIMELTKGWNSMETVITAEGLALILQSAGILKDAEELLERCLDARKTLLPDDHIQIGANMLHIARVAMLNSNQLKPMDTSKAIAELDKARDNLNESIRIARCSLDKSIKKNRKMKSDIGRSCRVPLVIMLQAFDALSLVAIAKQELQESKRDECSPNVEAEDALFRCISAYKEFVTEKSIAELPEVKAEYLKCLKHLISLNGGSSTKTSQQSTRVNLQDLGDEIKRLELELSPSRKRKI